The following proteins come from a genomic window of Dysgonomonadaceae bacterium PH5-43:
- a CDS encoding uridylate kinase (product_source=KO:K09903; cath_funfam=3.40.1160.10; cog=COG0528; ko=KO:K09903; pfam=PF00696; superfamily=53633; tigrfam=TIGR02075) — protein MKYKRILLKLSGESLMGEKQYGIDENRLADYAKQIKEIADMGVQVAIVIGGGNIFRGLSGASKGFDRVKGDQMGMLATVINSLALSSALEKEGIKGNVFTAVRMEPIGRLYTKQDAIDALNNGEIAIVSGGTGNPFFTTDTASALRAVELETEVMLKGTRVDGIYTADPEKDPTATKFDEITYDEIYNRGLKIMDLTATTLAKDNNLPIIVFDMDTVGNLKKVLTEKNIGTLVHN, from the coding sequence ATGAAGTACAAACGCATACTACTAAAACTTAGCGGCGAATCGCTAATGGGAGAAAAGCAATATGGTATAGACGAAAACAGACTTGCCGACTATGCAAAGCAAATAAAAGAAATTGCCGATATGGGTGTTCAAGTTGCTATTGTTATTGGTGGTGGAAATATTTTTAGAGGACTTAGTGGTGCTTCTAAGGGATTTGACAGAGTAAAAGGCGATCAGATGGGAATGTTGGCTACGGTTATAAACAGTCTTGCTTTATCGTCGGCTTTAGAAAAAGAGGGGATAAAAGGAAATGTATTTACAGCAGTTCGTATGGAGCCTATTGGTCGTTTGTACACAAAACAAGATGCAATAGATGCACTTAATAACGGCGAAATAGCCATAGTGTCGGGAGGTACAGGAAATCCTTTCTTTACTACAGATACGGCTTCGGCACTTCGAGCAGTAGAACTCGAAACTGAAGTTATGCTTAAAGGTACTCGTGTTGATGGTATATATACCGCCGACCCAGAAAAAGACCCAACAGCAACTAAATTTGATGAGATTACTTACGACGAGATATACAATCGAGGATTAAAGATAATGGATCTTACGGCAACTACTTTGGCAAAAGACAACAATCTTCCAATAATTGTTTTTGATATGGATACTGTAGGAAATCTTAAAAAGGTATTAACAGAAAAAAACATAGGTACCTTGGTTCATAATTAA
- a CDS encoding hypothetical protein (product_source=Hypo-rule applied; cleavage_site_network=SignalP-TM; smart=SM00564; superfamily=63829; transmembrane_helix_parts=Inside_1_6,TMhelix_7_24,Outside_25_793) — protein sequence MKTYKSILLVLVVFFVFSTNAIAQSNKWKSYRSYQNAVSVEATPNNVFAIYKSATNRDGSLEEGGSLLSYSPEYNEVKTISVENGLNDCNIVKIGYNSVAKCLVIIYENGNIDLYYGENDIVNIADLKDSPAVTNKTINNIDFVNDYAYIAGNFGALVLDLTRSEVKIDLKSLNKKVTSFCSWQGYMYASSELGLLKANPKSNMQDIENWKKQSISFGTSGQDKQIKQLIVFNDNLIFATDDNAIWIADKNLSVKKIHDSHKSMKLLNGELVIVKNNNILFYSDLNNFTTIDIKGETIASEKNGEYWLTALENGIIGFSKSKNSSEYTITTENLTLNSPIRNSIFALNYSNNKLLVTGGNRKSDRYSVAGTFMVYENNKWYNLDYKAMTTAIREQTGVNNINCLDLMSAVVDPRNTDHYFVSSFGEGVYELSKTNTDFELIKLHTYGNSSLESSSSSRPYQFIRIDGITFDSKNNLYMTNLEATNTISVLKNDNTWTSYYNPEVSGTTAWTNQLIITKNNVLWGNVYRHNKVGIYVYGNNGTVDNTSDDGYYFASSFTDQANNSFSSSAYNCVTEDLNGNVWVGTNDGPIYFTSATQVRDKFCYRIVGTNSDTQLGYYALDGVKITAIAVDGANRKWFGTTGSGIYMLDQSDGGLSIINYNTMNSSILSDNVTALAINNNNGELFIGTDKGLCSFRGAAMDGKSNYSDITVSPNPVYPLRNSEVTISGLKSNSTVKITDVAGNLIKEGTSIGGQYIWNCTDVNREPVKAGIYLVFAVDSEGSDGAVTKIMVIR from the coding sequence ATGAAAACATATAAATCAATACTACTTGTTTTGGTTGTTTTTTTCGTATTTAGCACAAATGCAATAGCGCAAAGCAACAAATGGAAGTCTTACAGGTCTTATCAGAATGCAGTTTCTGTTGAAGCAACTCCCAATAATGTTTTTGCAATATACAAAAGCGCAACAAACAGAGATGGAAGCTTAGAAGAAGGAGGTTCTTTACTTTCTTATTCTCCAGAATACAACGAAGTTAAAACTATTTCTGTCGAGAATGGGCTTAACGATTGTAATATTGTTAAGATAGGATATAATTCGGTTGCGAAATGCTTAGTTATTATTTACGAAAATGGTAATATTGACCTATATTATGGAGAAAACGACATTGTAAATATTGCAGACTTGAAAGACAGTCCTGCCGTAACAAATAAGACCATAAACAACATCGACTTTGTAAACGATTATGCCTATATAGCCGGTAACTTTGGAGCTTTAGTTTTAGACCTAACCAGAAGTGAAGTAAAAATAGATTTGAAATCATTAAACAAAAAAGTAACATCGTTTTGTTCTTGGCAAGGTTATATGTACGCATCTTCGGAACTTGGATTATTAAAGGCAAACCCCAAGTCAAATATGCAAGACATCGAGAACTGGAAAAAGCAATCGATTAGCTTCGGAACTTCAGGACAGGACAAACAAATCAAACAATTAATAGTATTCAACGACAACTTGATTTTTGCTACTGATGACAATGCTATTTGGATAGCCGATAAGAATCTATCAGTAAAAAAGATACACGACTCTCACAAAAGTATGAAGTTATTAAATGGAGAATTAGTTATAGTTAAAAACAATAACATACTTTTCTATTCAGACCTAAATAATTTTACGACTATTGATATTAAAGGAGAGACTATAGCTTCGGAGAAAAATGGAGAGTATTGGCTAACTGCTTTAGAGAATGGCATAATAGGTTTTTCCAAGAGCAAAAACTCTTCCGAATACACTATAACAACCGAAAACTTAACACTAAACAGTCCGATACGGAATAGTATATTCGCCCTTAACTATAGCAACAATAAGCTTTTAGTTACAGGGGGCAACAGAAAAAGCGATAGATACTCTGTAGCAGGAACTTTTATGGTTTACGAAAACAACAAGTGGTATAATCTCGATTACAAAGCAATGACAACCGCTATTCGCGAACAAACAGGAGTCAACAATATAAATTGCTTAGACCTTATGTCGGCAGTTGTAGATCCTCGCAACACCGATCATTATTTCGTCTCGAGTTTTGGAGAAGGAGTTTACGAACTAAGTAAAACCAATACCGATTTTGAGCTGATAAAACTACACACATACGGCAATAGCTCTTTGGAATCTTCCAGCAGCTCTAGGCCTTACCAATTTATAAGAATAGATGGAATTACTTTCGACAGCAAGAATAATCTTTATATGACTAATCTTGAAGCTACAAATACCATATCGGTTCTTAAGAATGATAATACCTGGACATCTTACTACAATCCCGAAGTGTCGGGTACTACGGCTTGGACTAATCAATTAATAATTACCAAAAATAATGTACTGTGGGGTAATGTTTACCGACACAACAAGGTCGGTATATACGTGTACGGAAACAACGGCACTGTAGATAATACCTCCGACGATGGCTATTACTTCGCAAGTTCGTTTACCGACCAAGCCAATAATTCTTTCTCTTCGAGTGCATACAATTGCGTAACCGAAGACTTAAACGGCAATGTATGGGTAGGAACAAACGATGGTCCGATATACTTTACTTCCGCAACACAAGTTAGAGATAAGTTTTGCTATAGAATTGTAGGTACCAACAGCGATACTCAATTAGGATACTACGCTCTTGATGGAGTTAAGATTACCGCAATAGCAGTAGACGGAGCCAATAGAAAATGGTTTGGAACAACTGGTAGCGGAATATATATGCTCGACCAATCAGACGGTGGGCTATCTATAATAAACTACAACACTATGAACAGCTCAATACTCTCCGACAATGTTACTGCATTAGCGATAAACAATAACAACGGAGAACTATTTATCGGAACCGACAAAGGACTATGCTCTTTCAGAGGAGCAGCTATGGACGGCAAGTCGAATTATTCAGACATAACAGTTTCTCCAAATCCTGTTTACCCGTTAAGAAATAGCGAAGTAACAATCTCAGGATTAAAATCTAACTCCACAGTTAAGATTACCGACGTTGCCGGCAATCTTATAAAAGAAGGAACATCTATAGGCGGACAATATATATGGAATTGCACAGACGTTAATAGAGAACCCGTAAAAGCAGGAATTTATCTTGTGTTTGCTGTAGACTCCGAAGGGAGCGACGGCGCAGTAACCAAAATAATGGTTATACGATAA
- a CDS encoding XTP/dITP diphosphohydrolase (product_source=KO:K02428; cath_funfam=3.90.950.10; cog=COG0127; ko=KO:K02428; pfam=PF01725; superfamily=52972; tigrfam=TIGR00042): MKDKLVFATNNQHKLVEVRQILGNSYDILSLKDINCEEDIPETGSTLEENALIKARYVKNNYGYDCFADDTGLEVYALDNAPGIYSARYAGEAKDPKDNMRKLLRELKGKSSRDCHFKTVIALIQGEKEYCFDGIIEGQIIEEERGGEGFGYDPIFVPKGYNETFAELGNDIKNNISHRAEAVKNLKTFLDENI; the protein is encoded by the coding sequence ATGAAAGATAAATTAGTGTTTGCTACAAACAATCAGCATAAGTTAGTGGAGGTGCGCCAAATTCTTGGCAATAGTTACGATATACTATCACTAAAAGATATTAATTGCGAAGAAGACATACCCGAAACGGGTTCTACGTTAGAAGAAAATGCTTTAATAAAAGCTCGATACGTTAAAAACAACTATGGTTATGATTGTTTTGCTGACGATACAGGGCTGGAAGTTTATGCTTTAGACAATGCCCCTGGAATATACTCTGCACGATATGCAGGTGAAGCCAAAGATCCTAAAGACAATATGCGTAAACTATTAAGAGAACTAAAGGGTAAGAGCAGTCGAGATTGTCACTTCAAAACAGTTATTGCTTTAATACAAGGAGAAAAAGAATATTGCTTCGATGGTATTATAGAAGGACAAATAATAGAAGAAGAAAGAGGTGGTGAGGGTTTTGGATACGACCCAATATTTGTACCTAAAGGATATAACGAAACTTTTGCTGAATTAGGCAACGATATTAAGAACAATATAAGCCATAGAGCAGAAGCCGTTAAGAACTTAAAAACTTTTTTAGATGAAAACATATAA
- a CDS encoding peptidoglycan-associated lipoprotein (product_source=KO:K03640; cath_funfam=1.25.40.10,2.60.40.1120,3.30.1330.60; cog=COG2885; ko=KO:K03640; pfam=PF00691,PF07676; smart=SM00028; superfamily=103088,48452,49464; transmembrane_helix_parts=Inside_1_4,TMhelix_5_22,Outside_23_657) yields MNKHTYIYIGVGILILLLIHSCKSAKLSDAVERHERGEYYEAAQIYRRVYQKTSSQKTHLRGSIAFHMAECYREINNPNKALSGYTNAIRYDYTDSTMYLHQAQMNHKLSKYGDAIKQYDKFLTIDSLSLLAKYGIEGCLLSPDWKKNPTRYVVKKMDKWNSRNGEFSPMLYGEEFDQLYFTSSRKDATGDENSLITGVKNNDFFVIKQDEKKQWIKPEKIESGVNTENDEGTASFTADGSQMYYTYCHSAVDADYTAEVRVSSRSGAQWSAGTRVEIFKDTTFMAAHPAVGADGYLYFVSDIIGGYGGKDIYRVPIDGIGVLFPENLGPEINTSGDEMFPYMRADSVLFFSSDGHPGMGGLDIFRATEYKGKWRVENMKAPINSSGDDFGITFRGVEESGYFSSNRNDGRGSDHIYSFELPGIYRYVEGWVLDKDENEITGAAVRIVGKDGTNERIFTRGDGTYFMEVKPGVEYVMMGSAPGYLNQKQTLTVPDEEKSANYYVDFYLSSISKPVLIENIFYDFDKATLRSESKEALDELIAMLEDNPNVTIELMAHTDRKGKDEYNDNLSQRRAQSVVDYLIRSGVEADRLTAKGYGESTPATVSKKIAEQYDFLPEGQLLDEAFIETLDPVQQARADQINRRTEFRVLSTNYKLM; encoded by the coding sequence ATGAATAAACATACATATATATATATAGGTGTAGGAATATTAATATTGTTATTGATACACTCGTGCAAGTCGGCTAAGCTTAGTGATGCGGTGGAGCGTCACGAAAGAGGCGAATATTACGAGGCTGCACAAATATATCGTAGAGTTTATCAAAAAACTTCTTCTCAAAAAACTCACCTAAGAGGAAGTATCGCCTTTCATATGGCGGAATGTTATCGGGAAATCAACAATCCTAACAAGGCTCTTAGTGGTTATACGAATGCTATACGATACGATTATACAGACAGTACAATGTATCTGCATCAGGCTCAAATGAATCATAAGCTTAGTAAATATGGCGATGCTATTAAGCAGTATGATAAGTTCTTAACAATAGACTCTTTGAGTTTATTGGCAAAGTACGGTATTGAAGGTTGCTTGCTATCTCCTGATTGGAAAAAGAATCCTACTCGATATGTTGTTAAGAAAATGGATAAATGGAACTCTCGTAACGGGGAGTTCTCGCCAATGCTTTACGGCGAAGAATTTGACCAACTATATTTTACCTCATCAAGGAAAGACGCTACTGGAGATGAAAATAGTTTAATAACAGGAGTGAAGAATAACGATTTCTTTGTTATTAAACAAGATGAGAAAAAGCAATGGATAAAGCCCGAAAAGATAGAAAGTGGTGTGAATACGGAAAACGATGAAGGAACTGCTTCTTTCACTGCCGATGGCTCTCAGATGTATTATACTTATTGTCATTCGGCAGTAGATGCTGATTATACTGCAGAAGTAAGAGTGTCGAGTAGGTCGGGTGCACAATGGAGTGCAGGAACGAGAGTAGAGATATTCAAAGATACCACATTTATGGCGGCACACCCAGCTGTAGGAGCTGATGGATACTTATATTTCGTTTCGGATATAATAGGAGGTTACGGAGGTAAAGATATTTATCGAGTACCTATAGATGGTATAGGTGTTTTGTTTCCTGAGAATTTGGGTCCTGAAATAAATACTTCAGGAGATGAAATGTTTCCTTATATGAGAGCCGACAGTGTTCTTTTCTTTTCGTCAGACGGACACCCTGGTATGGGAGGCTTAGATATATTTAGAGCTACAGAATATAAGGGTAAATGGAGAGTGGAAAATATGAAAGCTCCTATAAATAGTTCGGGAGATGATTTCGGTATAACCTTTAGAGGAGTTGAAGAATCGGGTTATTTCAGCAGTAATAGAAACGATGGTAGGGGTTCCGACCATATTTATTCGTTTGAGTTACCAGGTATTTATAGATATGTAGAGGGCTGGGTGTTAGATAAAGACGAAAACGAAATAACAGGAGCTGCTGTTCGTATAGTGGGGAAAGACGGAACTAACGAACGTATATTTACTCGCGGCGATGGGACTTATTTTATGGAAGTTAAACCAGGAGTAGAGTATGTTATGATGGGAAGTGCGCCAGGTTATCTAAACCAAAAACAAACATTAACGGTGCCAGATGAAGAAAAAAGTGCTAACTATTATGTCGATTTTTATTTGTCGTCAATATCTAAGCCTGTGCTTATAGAGAATATATTTTATGATTTCGACAAAGCTACTCTTCGCTCTGAATCAAAAGAAGCCTTAGACGAATTAATTGCAATGCTTGAAGATAATCCAAATGTTACTATAGAACTTATGGCTCATACCGACCGTAAGGGTAAAGATGAATATAATGATAATCTGTCTCAACGAAGAGCGCAATCGGTAGTCGATTATCTTATCCGATCGGGAGTTGAGGCTGATAGACTTACCGCTAAAGGATATGGCGAGTCAACGCCAGCTACAGTAAGTAAGAAAATAGCCGAACAGTATGATTTCTTGCCTGAAGGACAGTTGCTTGACGAAGCTTTTATCGAAACTCTTGATCCGGTACAACAAGCTCGAGCTGACCAAATAAACAGAAGAACAGAGTTTAGGGTTCTTTCAACAAATTACAAGTTGATGTAG
- a CDS encoding ribosome recycling factor (product_source=KO:K02838; cath_funfam=3.30.1360.40; cog=COG0233; ko=KO:K02838; pfam=PF01765; superfamily=55194; tigrfam=TIGR00496) — translation MTTTKEIFGSAEEKMIHSLAYLEDVLSRIRAGKANVHILDGVKVEYYGGMVPLSNVATISAPDAKTITILPWEKTMIRPIEKAIQDSDVGITPENNGEIIRLGIPPLTEDRRKQLVKQTKAEAENAKIGVRNARRDANETIKKAVKDGISEDEGKDVEGQVQKLHDRYLKKIEEVLSAKEKEIMTV, via the coding sequence ATGACAACAACAAAAGAGATTTTTGGAAGCGCAGAAGAGAAAATGATTCACTCTTTGGCTTATTTGGAAGATGTATTGTCGAGAATACGTGCAGGGAAAGCTAACGTTCATATATTAGATGGCGTAAAGGTTGAGTATTATGGCGGTATGGTTCCGTTATCAAATGTTGCTACAATTTCGGCTCCTGATGCTAAAACGATAACTATTCTTCCTTGGGAAAAGACAATGATTAGACCTATTGAAAAAGCAATTCAGGATTCTGATGTAGGTATTACTCCCGAAAACAATGGTGAAATAATTCGTTTGGGAATACCTCCTCTTACCGAAGATAGACGTAAACAATTGGTGAAACAAACAAAAGCAGAAGCTGAAAACGCTAAGATAGGAGTTCGTAATGCTCGTCGTGATGCTAATGAAACTATCAAAAAAGCAGTTAAAGACGGTATCTCGGAAGATGAAGGAAAAGACGTTGAAGGACAGGTGCAAAAACTTCACGATAGATATCTTAAAAAGATAGAAGAGGTATTGAGTGCAAAAGAAAAAGAAATAATGACTGTATAG
- a CDS encoding ribosome biogenesis GTPase (product_source=KO:K06949; cath_funfam=1.10.40.50,3.40.50.300; cog=COG1162; ko=KO:K06949; pfam=PF03193,PF16745; superfamily=50249,52540; tigrfam=TIGR00157), which translates to MKGLVVKNTGSWYQIKADDGKLIEAKLKGNFRLKGIQSTNPISVGDIVFFEENQEGTALIYKIEDRKNYIVRRSSNLSKQSHIIAANVDQAFLVVTINHPVTSTTFIDRFLATTEAYRIPASIFFNKIDRYSEDDIEYMEAVINLYENIGYPCYKISAIEDSDLSFIDELLKNKITLFSGHSGVGKSTLINRLIPEAKQKTQEISEYHNKGMHTTTFSEMIEIPEGGYIIDTPGIKGFGVFDMEGVEISHYFPEIFNYSHNCKFNNCSHRKEPGCAVLKAVEEHYISESRYKSYISMLEDKNDNKYREAQ; encoded by the coding sequence TTGAAAGGACTTGTTGTAAAGAATACAGGAAGCTGGTATCAGATAAAAGCCGATGATGGCAAGCTGATAGAAGCTAAGTTAAAGGGGAACTTTCGACTAAAAGGGATTCAAAGTACTAATCCTATTTCGGTAGGGGATATTGTTTTTTTTGAAGAGAACCAAGAAGGTACTGCTTTAATATACAAAATTGAAGATCGGAAGAACTATATTGTTCGCCGGTCTTCAAATCTTTCAAAACAGTCGCACATAATAGCTGCAAATGTAGACCAAGCCTTTCTCGTTGTTACTATAAACCACCCGGTAACATCAACTACTTTCATAGATAGATTTTTAGCAACCACAGAGGCTTATCGTATACCTGCGTCTATCTTTTTTAATAAAATAGATCGTTACAGTGAAGATGATATTGAGTATATGGAAGCTGTAATAAATCTATATGAAAACATAGGTTATCCTTGCTATAAAATATCGGCGATAGAAGATTCGGACCTTTCGTTTATCGACGAATTGTTGAAAAATAAAATAACATTATTCTCTGGGCATTCAGGTGTTGGTAAATCAACACTTATAAATAGACTTATACCAGAGGCTAAACAAAAAACTCAGGAAATATCGGAATATCACAACAAAGGAATGCATACTACAACTTTCTCTGAAATGATAGAAATACCAGAGGGTGGATATATTATTGATACTCCGGGTATAAAAGGTTTTGGTGTTTTTGATATGGAAGGAGTAGAAATATCTCATTATTTTCCGGAAATATTTAACTATTCTCATAATTGTAAGTTTAATAACTGCTCGCATCGTAAAGAGCCTGGTTGTGCGGTGTTAAAGGCTGTTGAAGAACACTATATAAGTGAATCCCGCTACAAAAGTTATATAAGTATGCTCGAAGATAAAAACGATAACAAATATAGAGAAGCGCAATAA
- a CDS encoding uncharacterized membrane-anchored protein YitT (DUF2179 family) (product_source=COG1284; cog=COG1284; pfam=PF02588,PF10035; transmembrane_helix_parts=Inside_1_12,TMhelix_13_35,Outside_36_54,TMhelix_55_77,Inside_78_83,TMhelix_84_101,Outside_102_110,TMhelix_111_130,Inside_131_150,TMhelix_151_173,Outside_174_177,TMhelix_178_196,Inside_197_287) gives MKRGELIQEVKDYAFVLLGLLLYVIGVTGFFLPSEITTGGLTGVTALIFYATDIPVWISYLSINTVLLLFSIKIFGFKFSLKTIINVVILTLLLSVFQSLITEPIVQGEPFMSCILGGVLCGTGLGLVLNFKGSTGGTDIIALIISKHSNMSIGRAFLLCDVLIICSSYFIFQSVEKIVYGLVTMAVMSYVIDLVLEGAKQSVQFFIFSSKYDEIADAIFKEIDRGCTILEGTGWYTKKNVKIVMVIARRTESTTIFRIIDRIDPKAFISQGSVRGVYGEGFQKIKS, from the coding sequence ATGAAAAGAGGAGAGCTAATACAGGAAGTAAAAGACTACGCATTTGTGCTTTTAGGCTTGTTGTTGTATGTAATAGGTGTAACAGGTTTTTTTCTTCCATCTGAAATAACTACAGGAGGACTTACGGGTGTAACTGCGCTTATCTTTTACGCGACTGATATTCCTGTTTGGATTAGTTACCTTAGTATAAATACGGTGTTACTATTGTTCTCGATAAAGATATTTGGCTTTAAGTTTAGTCTGAAAACTATTATTAATGTTGTAATCTTAACATTGTTGTTGTCGGTCTTTCAGTCGTTGATAACAGAGCCTATAGTGCAGGGAGAACCTTTTATGAGTTGTATATTAGGCGGTGTACTGTGTGGTACAGGCTTAGGATTGGTCTTAAACTTTAAGGGAAGTACAGGAGGTACAGATATAATTGCTCTTATTATAAGTAAGCATAGTAATATGTCTATTGGTAGGGCTTTTTTACTTTGTGATGTTTTAATAATATGTTCATCGTACTTTATATTTCAAAGTGTAGAGAAAATAGTTTATGGCTTAGTAACAATGGCGGTAATGTCTTATGTTATTGATTTAGTTCTTGAGGGAGCAAAGCAATCGGTTCAATTTTTCATCTTCTCATCAAAGTATGATGAAATAGCAGATGCTATATTTAAGGAAATAGATAGAGGCTGTACAATATTAGAAGGTACGGGTTGGTATACTAAAAAGAATGTGAAAATAGTAATGGTTATAGCAAGAAGAACCGAATCGACTACCATATTTCGCATAATAGACAGGATAGACCCTAAGGCTTTTATCTCGCAGGGCTCAGTTAGAGGAGTTTATGGAGAAGGCTTTCAGAAGATAAAATCTTGA